One window of Clarias gariepinus isolate MV-2021 ecotype Netherlands chromosome 21, CGAR_prim_01v2, whole genome shotgun sequence genomic DNA carries:
- the LOC128509131 gene encoding patr class I histocompatibility antigen, A-5 alpha chain-like, whose translation MELSSDLMEVLILFMSSFLQTSAVTHSLQYIYTAVTPGINFPEFTIVGQVDGQQFNYYDSKIRSMIPKTEWILKNDAEDPEYWNRNTQIAHGSQEVFKVNVGTLMGRFNQTKGVHTLQLMYGCELDDDGTTRGYTQYGYDGEDFIVFDLKTLTWIAPTPQALITKNKWDFNPGHNNNWRNYLENTCNEWLKKYVSYGKELLERKVRPEVSVFQKHSPSPEVVCHATGFFPKAVMITWQKDGEDLYEDVELSETLPNQDGSFQKRSILKVPAEELQKHTYTCVVQHSSLEKELVREVPKGTHSLQYIYTAVTPGINFPEFTIVGQVDGQQFNYYDSKIRSMIPKTEWIEKLVGENYWSSETQISQGTEETFKVNVGVLMQRFNQTKGVHTAQLMYGCELDDDGTTRGYTQYGYNGEDFISFDLKTLTWIAPTPQALITKNKWDPNTGFIKGMENYLKNICIKWLKKYLSYGKETLERKVRPKVSLFQKHSPSSEVVCHATSFFPKTVMITWQKDGEDVHEDVELRETLPNQDGSFQKRSILKVPAEELQKHNYTCVVQHSSLEKELVREVPKGPNKLAL comes from the exons ATGGAGCTCAGTTCTGATCTCATGGAAGTCCTGATCTTATTCATGAGTAGTTTTCTTCAGACATCTGCAG tcaCACACTCTCTGCAGTACATCTACACTGCAGTTACACCAGGAATAAATTTCCCAGAATTCACCATTGTGGGTCAGGTGGATGGACAGCAGTTTAACTACTACGACAGTAAGATCAGGAGCATGATCCCGAAGACGGAGTGGATACTGAAGAATGATGCTGAAGATCCAGAGTACTGGAACAGAAACACACAGATTGCTCACGGTTCTCAGGAGGTCTTCAAAGTAAATGTGGGTACACTAATGGGTCGTTTTAACCAGACtaaag gagttCATACACTGCAGCTGATGTATGGCTGTGAGCTGGATGATGACGGCACCACTAGAGGATACACACAGTACGGTTATGATGGAGAAGATTTCATTGTCTTTGATCTGAAGACTCTGACCTGGATCGCTCCGACACCTCAGGCTCTGATCACCAAGAACAAGTGGGATTTTAATCCTGGTCATAATAATAACTGGAGGAACTACCTGGAAAACACCTGTAACGAGTGGTTAAAGAAGTATGTGTCTTACGGGAAAGAGCTTCTGGAGAGGAAAG TTCGTCCCGAGGTGTCAGTGTTCCAGAAACACTCTCCTTCTCCAGAGGTGGTGTGTCACGCTACAGGTTTCTTCCCCAAAGCAGTGATGATCACCTGGCAGAAGGACGGAGAGGACTTGTATGAGGACGTGGAGCTCAGTGAGACGTTACCCAACCAGGATggaagcttccagaagagaagcATTCTAAAAGTCCCAGCTGAGGAGCTGCAGAAACACACCTACACCTGTGTGGTTCAGCACAGCAGCTTGGAGAAGGAGTTAGTGCGAGAAGTACCAAAAG GCACACACTCTCTGCAGTACATCTACACTGCAGTTACACCAGGAATAAATTTCCCAGAATTCACCATTGTGGGTCAGGTGGATGGACAGCAGTTTAACTACTACGACAGTAAGATCAGGAGCATGATCCCGAAGACGGAGTGGATAGAGAAGTTGGTGGGAGAAAATTACTGGAGCAGTGAGACACAGATCAGTCAGGGTACTGAGGAGACCTTCAAAGTCAATGTGGGTGTACTAATGCAGCGCTTTAATCAGACtaaag gagtTCACACAGCACAGCTAATGTACGGCTGTGAGCTCGATGATGACGGCACCACTAGAGGATACACACAGTACGGTTATAATGGAGAAGATTTCATCAGCTTTGATCTGAAGACTCTGACCTGGATCGCTCCGACCCCTCAGGCTCTGATCACCAAGAACAAGTGGGATCCTAATACTGGTTTTATTAAGGGCATGGAGAACTATCTAAAAAACATCTGTATTAAGTGGTTAAAGAAATACCTTTCTTATGGCAAAGAGACCCTGGAGAGAAAAG TTCGTCCCAAGGTGTCATTGTTCCAGAAACACTCTCCTTCTTCAGAGGTGGTGTGTCACGCTACAAGTTTCTTCCCCAAAACAGTGATGATCACCTGGCAGAAGGACGGAGAGGATGTGCATGAGGACGTGGAGCTCAGAGAGACGTTACCCAACCAGGATggaagcttccagaagagaagcATTCTGAAAGTCCCAGCTGAGGAGCTGCAGAAACACAACTACACCTGCGTGGTTCAGCACAGCAGCTTGGAGAAGGAGTTAGTGCGAGAAGTACCAAAAGGTCCTAATAAACTAGCGCTGTAG